In the Sinorhizobium arboris LMG 14919 genome, one interval contains:
- a CDS encoding ribonuclease J: MAQDEELVFLPLGGVGEIGMNLGLYGYGRPGHRQWIMVDCGVTFPGPELPGVDLVLPDIAFLAEQRRNLKGIIITHAHEDHYGALNDLWPGLNVPVYASPFTAGMLEAKRAFEKSRGEIPITIFKQGDRINVGPFSIEAVGVNHSIPEPMSLIIRTQLGTVVHTGDWKIDLEPSLGPLTDETRFRQIGEEGVLALVCDSTNALREGVSPSERQVSESLARIIAEAEGRVGITTFSSNVGRIRSVAEAAEAAGREVLLLGSSMKRVVDVARDIGLMEGLKPFLAEDEFGYIPRDKVVVILTGSQGEPRAALAKIARDEMRNVAFSAGDTIVFSSRTIPGNEKAINDIKNGLIEQGIHIITDSEALVHVSGHPRRTELQQMYQWVKPQIVVPVHGEAAHLTAHAELALQSGIPSVPRLRNGEMLRLAPGPAEVIDEAPHGRIYKDGTLIGDFDEMGIGERRKLSFAGHVSVNVVLDNRYDFLGDPDVVPIGLPEYDDEGEAMEDTLYDAVLGAVESIPRAKRKDLATLQEAVRRAVRSTANQVWGKKPVVTVFITKV; this comes from the coding sequence ATGGCGCAGGATGAAGAACTGGTGTTCTTGCCGCTCGGCGGCGTCGGCGAAATAGGCATGAATCTCGGCCTCTACGGCTATGGAAGGCCGGGCCACCGCCAGTGGATCATGGTCGATTGCGGCGTGACCTTTCCCGGTCCGGAGCTGCCCGGGGTCGATCTGGTTCTGCCTGATATCGCGTTTCTGGCCGAACAGCGCCGCAACCTGAAGGGCATCATTATCACCCATGCCCATGAGGACCATTACGGGGCCCTGAACGATCTTTGGCCGGGGCTGAACGTTCCCGTCTATGCCTCGCCCTTCACTGCGGGCATGCTGGAGGCCAAGCGCGCGTTCGAAAAGTCGCGCGGCGAAATCCCGATTACGATCTTCAAGCAAGGCGATCGCATCAATGTGGGGCCCTTCAGCATCGAAGCCGTGGGGGTCAATCATTCGATCCCGGAGCCGATGTCGCTCATCATCCGCACGCAGCTCGGCACCGTCGTGCACACGGGCGACTGGAAGATCGATCTCGAGCCTTCGCTCGGTCCTCTGACCGACGAGACGCGGTTTCGCCAGATCGGCGAGGAGGGCGTCCTCGCTCTCGTCTGCGATTCGACGAATGCACTGCGCGAAGGCGTCTCGCCGTCCGAACGGCAAGTCTCCGAAAGCCTCGCCAGGATCATCGCCGAAGCCGAGGGCCGCGTCGGGATCACCACCTTCTCCTCGAATGTCGGCCGCATTCGTTCGGTTGCGGAAGCGGCGGAGGCTGCCGGCCGGGAGGTGCTCCTGCTCGGCAGTTCGATGAAGCGCGTCGTCGACGTTGCGCGCGACATCGGGCTTATGGAAGGATTGAAGCCGTTTCTGGCGGAGGACGAGTTCGGTTACATTCCGCGCGACAAGGTCGTCGTCATCCTGACAGGCAGCCAGGGCGAGCCGCGCGCCGCGCTTGCCAAGATCGCCCGCGACGAGATGCGCAACGTGGCCTTCTCGGCCGGCGACACGATTGTCTTTTCGTCGCGCACCATCCCGGGCAACGAAAAGGCGATCAACGACATCAAGAACGGGCTGATCGAGCAGGGCATCCACATCATCACGGATAGCGAGGCGCTGGTGCATGTTTCGGGCCACCCGCGGCGTACCGAGCTCCAGCAGATGTACCAGTGGGTGAAGCCGCAGATCGTCGTGCCGGTGCATGGCGAGGCCGCGCATCTGACGGCACATGCGGAGCTTGCGCTGCAATCGGGAATCCCAAGCGTGCCGCGACTGCGCAATGGCGAAATGCTGCGGCTTGCGCCTGGACCCGCGGAGGTCATAGACGAGGCGCCGCACGGCCGCATCTACAAGGACGGCACCCTCATCGGCGATTTCGATGAGATGGGGATCGGCGAACGCCGCAAACTTTCCTTTGCCGGGCACGTTTCCGTCAATGTCGTACTCGACAATCGCTACGACTTTCTGGGTGACCCGGACGTCGTACCGATCGGTCTTCCGGAATACGACGACGAAGGCGAGGCGATGGAGGATACGCTCTATGATGCTGTGCTCGGCGCAGTGGAGAGCATTCCGCGGGCAAAACGGAAGGACCTTGCGACGTTGCAGGAAGCCGTTCGCCGCGCCGTGCGCAGCACCGCCAATCAGGTCTGGGGCAAGAAGCCGGTCGTGACGGTTTTCATCACGAAAGTCTGA
- the mce gene encoding methylmalonyl-CoA epimerase, protein MLGKVNHVAIAVPDLLAAVESYRSTLGASVTEPQALPEHGVTVVFVTLPNTKVELLEPLGEASPISAFLEKNPAGGMHHICYEVDDIIAARDRLTLAGARILGDGNPKIGAHGKPVLFLHPKDFQGTLIELEQV, encoded by the coding sequence ATGTTGGGAAAAGTGAACCATGTGGCAATCGCGGTTCCGGACCTTTTGGCCGCAGTGGAAAGCTATCGCTCCACTCTCGGAGCATCGGTCACGGAACCGCAGGCGCTGCCTGAACATGGCGTCACCGTCGTCTTCGTGACATTGCCCAACACCAAGGTCGAATTGCTGGAGCCGCTCGGCGAGGCATCGCCGATCTCCGCCTTTCTCGAGAAAAACCCGGCCGGCGGCATGCACCACATCTGCTATGAGGTGGACGACATCATCGCTGCGCGCGACCGGCTGACGCTGGCGGGGGCGCGCATCCTCGGCGATGGCAACCCGAAAATCGGCGCGCATGGCAAGCCGGTCCTGTTTCTCCACCCCAAGGATTTTCAGGGCACTTTGATCGAACTCGAACAGGTGTGA
- a CDS encoding DUF1467 family protein, with product MSFFSTFAIYFIIWWITLFIVLPLGVRTQAEENDVVPGTVESAPARFRALRVVLLTTVIAAVIHFGWYVISVKLGYDFDAIPRFAPKFY from the coding sequence ATGTCCTTCTTTTCGACCTTCGCCATCTATTTCATCATCTGGTGGATCACGCTCTTCATCGTGCTGCCGCTGGGAGTGCGGACGCAGGCCGAGGAGAACGATGTCGTCCCGGGAACCGTCGAGAGTGCTCCCGCACGTTTCCGCGCCCTCAGAGTCGTGCTGCTCACGACGGTGATCGCCGCGGTGATCCATTTCGGCTGGTACGTCATTTCGGTGAAGCTCGGCTACGACTTCGACGCCATTCCCCGCTTCGCGCCGAAATTCTACTGA
- a CDS encoding type II toxin-antitoxin system VapC family toxin, which yields MVGALFDTNILIDHLNAVPQARKELDRFEKRAISIITWMEVMVGADADLVEPTRRFLDGFEMIALNDEIASRAVTLRRSHRITLPDAVIWATAQTAGLLLVTRNTKDFPADDPGIREPYALDAPTPPSLTV from the coding sequence ATGGTAGGCGCACTATTCGATACCAATATCCTTATCGATCATCTGAATGCGGTGCCGCAGGCACGCAAGGAACTTGACCGTTTCGAAAAACGGGCCATCAGCATCATCACCTGGATGGAGGTGATGGTTGGAGCGGACGCCGATCTGGTTGAGCCGACCCGGCGCTTCCTGGACGGTTTCGAAATGATCGCCTTGAACGATGAGATCGCCAGCCGTGCGGTGACATTGCGCAGGTCGCACCGCATCACGCTGCCCGACGCGGTGATCTGGGCAACGGCGCAGACCGCCGGCCTTCTGCTCGTGACGCGGAATACCAAGGACTTTCCGGCCGACGACCCGGGCATACGCGAACCCTACGCCCTGGATGCCCCCACGCCCCCTTCCCTGACGGTCTGA
- a CDS encoding CopG family ribbon-helix-helix protein, whose product MRALIDMNDTQVEALDTLAKRVRRSRAALIREAIDDYLNRHYREQIEDGFGLWGKRKVDGLTYQEKVRGEW is encoded by the coding sequence ATGCGAGCCTTGATCGATATGAACGATACCCAGGTCGAAGCCCTCGACACCCTCGCCAAGCGGGTGCGCCGGTCCCGCGCGGCTCTGATCCGCGAAGCCATCGACGACTATCTCAACCGTCATTATCGCGAGCAGATCGAAGATGGCTTCGGTTTGTGGGGCAAGCGCAAAGTCGACGGTCTGACTTATCAGGAGAAGGTGCGCGGCGAATGGTAG
- the proS gene encoding proline--tRNA ligase has product MRLSRFFMPILKENPKEAEIVSHRLMLRTGMIRQQSAGIYTWLPLGKRVLDKVNAIIREEQNRSGAIELLMPTLQSAELWQESGRYDAYGKEMLRIKDRQERPMLYGPTNEEMVTDIFRSYVKSYRNLPLNLYHIQLKFRDEIRPRFGTMRSREFLMKDAYSFDLDRAGAEHAYNKMFAAYLRTFDRMGLRAIPMRADTGPIGGNLSHEFIILADTGESEVFCHKDFLGFDIPGENTNFDDVAGLKAIFDKWTSRYAATSEMHDEAAFDAIPEGERLSARGIEVGHIFYFGTKYSEAMGAKVLGPDGKEHTVHMGSYGIGPTRLVPAIIEASHDDNGIIWPKGIAPFDVVVINMKTGDDACDAACGRLYSDLGKAGFDVLLDDTDERAGGKFATADLIGVPVQVIVGPRSIANGEVEVKDRKTGARETMTVEAAINKLVAAR; this is encoded by the coding sequence ATGCGCCTGTCCCGCTTTTTCATGCCCATCTTGAAGGAAAATCCGAAGGAAGCCGAAATCGTTTCCCATCGATTGATGCTGAGGACGGGGATGATCCGCCAGCAGTCCGCCGGCATCTACACATGGCTGCCGCTCGGCAAGCGCGTGCTGGACAAGGTCAATGCGATCATTCGCGAAGAGCAGAACCGGTCCGGCGCCATCGAACTGCTGATGCCGACCCTGCAGTCGGCGGAGCTCTGGCAGGAGAGCGGGCGCTATGACGCCTATGGCAAGGAGATGCTTCGTATCAAGGACCGGCAGGAGCGGCCGATGCTCTACGGGCCGACGAACGAAGAGATGGTCACCGACATCTTTCGCTCCTACGTCAAGTCCTACCGCAATCTGCCGCTGAACCTCTACCACATCCAGCTGAAGTTTCGCGACGAGATCCGCCCGCGCTTCGGCACCATGCGCTCGCGCGAGTTTCTGATGAAGGATGCCTATTCCTTCGATCTCGATCGGGCAGGGGCGGAGCACGCCTATAACAAGATGTTCGCCGCCTATCTGCGCACCTTCGACCGGATGGGCCTGCGCGCCATCCCGATGCGCGCCGACACGGGTCCGATCGGCGGAAACCTGAGCCACGAGTTCATCATTCTTGCCGACACGGGCGAGTCCGAGGTGTTCTGCCACAAGGACTTCCTCGGCTTCGACATTCCGGGCGAGAATACGAATTTCGACGATGTCGCCGGCCTGAAGGCGATCTTCGACAAATGGACGTCGCGCTATGCGGCGACCTCGGAAATGCATGACGAGGCCGCCTTCGACGCCATCCCCGAAGGTGAACGCCTGTCCGCGCGCGGCATCGAGGTGGGCCACATCTTCTACTTCGGCACCAAGTACTCCGAGGCGATGGGTGCGAAGGTGCTCGGGCCGGACGGCAAGGAACACACGGTGCATATGGGCTCCTACGGGATCGGCCCCACCCGCCTGGTGCCGGCGATCATCGAAGCTTCGCATGACGACAACGGCATCATCTGGCCGAAGGGCATCGCCCCCTTCGACGTCGTCGTCATCAACATGAAAACGGGCGATGACGCTTGCGATGCGGCTTGCGGCAGGCTCTACTCCGATCTCGGCAAGGCTGGATTCGATGTTCTTCTTGACGACACCGACGAGCGTGCCGGCGGGAAGTTCGCGACCGCCGACCTCATCGGCGTGCCGGTACAGGTGATCGTCGGGCCCCGTTCGATCGCGAACGGCGAAGTCGAAGTGAAGGACCGCAAGACCGGCGCGCGGGAGACGATGACCGTCGAAGCGGCGATCAACAAACTGGTCGCGGCGAGATAA
- a CDS encoding lipoprotein-releasing ABC transporter permease subunit: MMTAATDEQVQAAAPSSISSGRPFSAFERMVAWRYLRSRRKEAFISVIAGFSFIGIMLGVGTLIIVMAVMNGFRTELISRILGMNGHMIVQPLDGPLTNYADLATKFSAVPGVTMAIPIVEGQVLAQGLGDASTGALVRGIRADDLTKLKSISEHIQSGDLVGFASGSGVAIGSRMAEQLGIRVGGTITLTSPNGDVTPMGMNPRVKAYTVSAIFEMGMSEYDATIIFMPLEEAQLYFNAEGLVQSIEIFAERPDAVDELRKPVEDAAERQIFITDWRERNRTFFSALEVERNVMFMILTLIVLVAALNIISGLIMLVKDKGSDIAILRTMGATSGSVMRIFFMTGAAIGVTGTIAGVVLGVVVCLNIESIRQFFSWVSGATLFDPELYFLSQLPADMNADETVTVVVMALALSFLATIFPAWRASRLDPVQALRYE, translated from the coding sequence ATGATGACCGCGGCGACGGACGAGCAAGTGCAGGCTGCCGCTCCATCCAGCATATCTTCCGGCCGTCCCTTTTCCGCCTTCGAGCGTATGGTCGCCTGGCGCTACCTGCGTTCGCGGCGGAAGGAAGCCTTCATCTCGGTCATCGCCGGCTTCTCCTTCATAGGGATCATGCTTGGGGTGGGAACGCTGATCATCGTCATGGCGGTGATGAACGGCTTCCGCACCGAGCTCATATCGCGCATTCTCGGAATGAACGGCCACATGATCGTCCAGCCCCTGGACGGCCCGCTCACCAATTATGCCGATCTCGCCACCAAATTCTCCGCCGTTCCGGGCGTGACCATGGCCATTCCGATCGTCGAGGGCCAGGTTCTCGCCCAAGGCTTGGGCGATGCGTCGACGGGTGCGCTCGTTCGCGGGATACGCGCCGACGACCTCACCAAGCTGAAGTCGATCTCGGAGCATATTCAGTCCGGCGACCTCGTCGGCTTCGCCTCGGGCAGCGGCGTCGCCATCGGCTCACGCATGGCCGAGCAGCTGGGAATCCGGGTGGGGGGGACGATCACGCTCACCTCGCCGAACGGCGACGTCACGCCGATGGGCATGAATCCGAGGGTCAAGGCCTATACCGTCTCGGCCATCTTCGAAATGGGCATGTCGGAGTACGACGCGACCATCATCTTCATGCCGCTCGAGGAAGCGCAGCTCTATTTCAACGCTGAGGGCCTCGTCCAATCGATCGAGATCTTCGCCGAACGTCCGGACGCGGTCGACGAGCTTCGCAAGCCGGTGGAGGACGCCGCCGAGCGGCAGATCTTCATTACTGACTGGCGCGAACGCAACAGGACGTTCTTCTCCGCGCTCGAGGTGGAGCGGAACGTCATGTTCATGATCCTGACGCTGATCGTGCTGGTCGCAGCGCTGAACATCATCTCCGGCCTGATCATGCTGGTGAAGGACAAGGGCAGCGATATCGCGATTCTCAGGACGATGGGCGCGACCTCCGGTTCGGTGATGCGCATCTTCTTCATGACCGGCGCCGCAATCGGCGTCACCGGAACCATCGCCGGCGTCGTCCTCGGCGTCGTCGTCTGCCTCAACATCGAGTCGATCCGCCAGTTCTTCTCCTGGGTGTCCGGCGCCACGCTCTTCGATCCGGAGCTCTATTTCCTCAGCCAGCTTCCGGCCGACATGAATGCCGACGAGACCGTCACCGTCGTCGTCATGGCGCTTGCGCTTTCCTTCCTTGCCACGATCTTCCCGGCCTGGCGCGCCTCGCGCCTCGATCCGGTGCAGGCCCTGCGGTACGAATAA
- a CDS encoding ABC transporter ATP-binding protein — translation MNARVALQLSGIERHYGEGDTFLPILKGADLTLRSGETVALVAPSGTGKSTLLHIAGLLEHPDEGEVLVNGTSCNGLSDDRRTAIRRNEIGFVYQFHHLLPEFSALENIMMPQLIAGLPKAEAAERASALLDYMRIGHRASHRPAELSGGEQQRVAIARAVANAPLILLADEPTGNLDPETAGYVFEALEALARQSGLAALIATHNHELASLMDRRVTIDDGRVVELR, via the coding sequence ATGAATGCGCGCGTGGCACTGCAGCTCTCCGGCATCGAGCGGCATTATGGCGAGGGCGACACGTTCCTGCCGATCCTCAAGGGAGCCGACCTGACGTTGCGAAGCGGTGAGACGGTCGCCCTCGTGGCGCCGTCCGGTACGGGAAAGTCGACATTGCTTCATATCGCCGGGCTGCTCGAACATCCGGATGAGGGCGAGGTGCTCGTGAACGGTACCTCCTGCAACGGGCTCAGCGACGACCGGCGCACGGCAATCCGCCGCAACGAGATCGGCTTCGTCTACCAGTTCCACCATCTCCTGCCGGAATTCTCGGCGCTGGAGAACATCATGATGCCGCAGCTGATCGCCGGACTGCCCAAGGCCGAAGCGGCGGAGCGGGCATCGGCCCTTCTGGACTATATGCGCATCGGCCACCGTGCCAGCCACCGCCCGGCCGAGCTTTCCGGCGGAGAGCAGCAGCGCGTCGCAATCGCCCGGGCGGTCGCCAATGCGCCGCTCATCCTCCTGGCGGACGAGCCGACCGGCAATCTCGATCCCGAGACGGCCGGCTATGTGTTCGAGGCGCTGGAAGCTCTGGCGCGCCAGTCGGGGCTCGCGGCGCTGATCGCCACCCACAATCACGAACTCGCTTCGCTGATGGATCGCCGCGTGACGATCGACGACGGCAGGGTGGTCGAACTGAGATAG
- the dnaE gene encoding DNA polymerase III subunit alpha, whose product MTGNQGNGQGTGAADPQFVHLRVHSAYSLLEGALPLKKIIGKAVADDQPAIGIADTNNLFAALEFSQKAAGDGLQPIIGCQLSIDMEDEAEGERRGHAHQFVKLPSIVLIAATDDGYARLVELVSRAYLAGEGHQQVRISRSWLAAGSTSGLIALTGAGAGPVDMALKSGSPAQAEARLKALIELFGDRLYVELQRHGNYDRRHESRMIDLAYRFDVPLVATNEAFFPSPSDYDAHDALMAVAHNAMVSDDSRFRLTPDHYLKSRKEMAALFADLPEALENTIEIARRCSFMLKTRGPILPRFTGASDDPEEAERAEAAELRRQAEEGLEGRLAKLGMAPGYKEEDYRERLAFELGVIERMKFPGYFLIVADFIKWAKQHDIPVGPGRGSGAGSLVAYALTITDVDPMRFSLLFERFLNPERVSMPDFDIDFCQDRREEVIRYVQQKYGREQVAQIITFGSLQARAALRDVGRVLEMPYGQVDKICKLVPNNPANPTPLSKAVEEEPRLQEEAEKEPVVARLLDIAQKIEGLYRHASTHAAGIVIGDRPLSQLVPMYRDPRSDMPVTQFNMKWVEQAGLVKFDFLGLKTLTVLKTAVDFVAKRGIHIDLASIPLDDPKTYETLSRGETVGVFQVESAGMRKALIGMRPDCIEDIIALVALYRPGPMENIPVYNARKHGEEEIESIHPKIDYLLKETQGVIVYQEQVMQIAQVLSGYSLGEADLLRRAMGKKIKEEMDKQRARFVDGAVKNGVSKPQADLIFDLLAKFANYGFNKSHAAAYAIVSYQTAYMKAHYPVEFLAASMTLDMSNTEKINDFRQDAMRLGIQVIAPSVQTSHRHFETGDNRIYYSLAALKGVGESAVDHIVAVRGDSPFASLEDFCLRIDPKLLNRRVFESLIAAGAFDCFGYDRAELIGGLDRILGFAQRAQENKVSGQSDMFGAGAATGPEKIALPSYTPWLASEKLHREFQVLGFYLSAHPLDTYNNLLAKMRVQTFADFSGAVKKGATAGRLAGTVTSKQERKTRTGNKMGIVAFSDASGQFEAVLFSEMLNQYRDLLEPGKSLVMTVDAEERPEGIGLRIRTLRSLEEESLQMQKALRVYVRDCGPLRSIASHLNARGDGLVSFIVIKDNGQREIEVELNEKYRISPEIAAALRSAPGVVDVELV is encoded by the coding sequence ATGACAGGCAACCAGGGTAACGGACAGGGCACAGGGGCAGCGGATCCGCAGTTTGTTCACCTGCGCGTGCATTCCGCCTATTCGTTGCTGGAAGGCGCCTTGCCCCTGAAGAAGATCATCGGCAAGGCGGTCGCCGACGATCAGCCGGCGATCGGCATAGCCGACACCAACAACCTCTTCGCGGCGCTCGAATTCTCGCAGAAGGCCGCCGGCGACGGACTGCAGCCGATCATCGGCTGCCAACTCTCGATCGACATGGAGGACGAGGCGGAAGGCGAGCGGCGCGGGCACGCGCATCAATTCGTGAAGCTTCCCTCGATCGTGCTGATCGCGGCGACCGATGACGGTTACGCCCGCCTCGTAGAGCTCGTTAGCCGCGCCTATCTTGCAGGCGAGGGCCATCAGCAGGTGCGGATAAGCCGCTCCTGGCTCGCTGCAGGCAGTACATCCGGCCTGATCGCCCTCACGGGTGCGGGGGCGGGCCCTGTCGACATGGCACTGAAGTCGGGCTCGCCTGCTCAGGCAGAGGCGCGCCTGAAAGCCTTGATCGAGCTTTTCGGCGATCGTCTCTATGTCGAGCTGCAGCGGCACGGGAACTACGACCGGCGTCACGAAAGCCGCATGATCGACCTTGCCTACCGGTTCGACGTTCCGCTCGTCGCCACCAACGAGGCGTTTTTCCCGTCGCCTTCCGACTACGATGCCCACGATGCGCTGATGGCCGTCGCCCACAATGCGATGGTCTCCGACGACAGCCGTTTCCGTCTGACCCCGGACCACTATTTGAAGAGCCGAAAGGAGATGGCAGCGCTTTTCGCGGACCTGCCCGAGGCCTTGGAGAACACGATCGAGATCGCGCGGCGCTGCTCGTTCATGTTGAAGACCCGCGGGCCGATCCTGCCGCGCTTTACCGGCGCTTCGGATGATCCGGAGGAGGCCGAACGCGCCGAGGCGGCGGAACTGCGCCGGCAGGCGGAGGAGGGGCTGGAGGGCCGCCTCGCCAAGCTTGGCATGGCGCCCGGCTACAAGGAGGAAGACTACCGGGAGCGGCTGGCTTTCGAACTCGGCGTTATCGAGCGGATGAAGTTTCCGGGCTACTTCCTCATCGTTGCGGACTTCATCAAATGGGCCAAGCAGCATGACATCCCCGTCGGGCCGGGCCGCGGCTCGGGCGCCGGCTCACTTGTTGCCTATGCCCTGACGATCACGGACGTCGATCCGATGCGCTTCTCGCTGCTGTTCGAGCGCTTCCTCAACCCGGAACGCGTCTCGATGCCCGATTTCGACATCGACTTCTGCCAGGACCGGCGCGAGGAGGTCATCCGTTACGTGCAGCAGAAATACGGGCGTGAGCAGGTGGCGCAGATCATCACCTTCGGATCGCTGCAGGCGCGAGCGGCACTGCGCGATGTCGGCCGTGTCCTGGAAATGCCCTATGGGCAGGTCGACAAGATCTGCAAGCTTGTGCCGAACAATCCCGCCAACCCGACGCCGCTTTCCAAGGCGGTCGAGGAGGAACCGCGCCTGCAGGAAGAGGCGGAGAAGGAGCCGGTCGTCGCCCGCCTCCTCGACATTGCTCAGAAGATCGAAGGGCTTTACCGCCACGCTTCGACGCATGCGGCCGGCATCGTCATCGGCGACCGGCCGCTCTCGCAGCTTGTGCCGATGTACCGCGATCCGCGCTCCGACATGCCGGTGACCCAGTTCAACATGAAATGGGTCGAGCAGGCAGGTCTCGTAAAGTTCGATTTCCTTGGCCTGAAGACGCTGACGGTCCTGAAGACGGCCGTCGACTTTGTCGCAAAGCGCGGCATTCATATCGATCTCGCAAGCATTCCGCTCGACGACCCGAAGACCTACGAGACCCTTTCGCGCGGCGAGACGGTCGGCGTGTTCCAGGTGGAAAGTGCCGGCATGCGCAAGGCCCTGATCGGCATGCGTCCGGACTGCATAGAGGACATCATCGCGCTCGTGGCGCTCTATCGCCCGGGACCGATGGAGAACATCCCGGTCTACAACGCTCGCAAGCATGGCGAGGAAGAGATCGAATCTATCCATCCGAAGATCGATTATCTGCTCAAGGAGACACAGGGCGTCATTGTCTACCAGGAGCAGGTGATGCAGATCGCCCAGGTGCTCTCGGGCTACTCCCTCGGCGAAGCCGACCTCCTGCGCCGCGCCATGGGCAAGAAGATCAAGGAGGAGATGGACAAGCAACGCGCCCGCTTCGTTGATGGTGCCGTCAAGAATGGCGTCTCCAAGCCGCAGGCCGATCTGATCTTCGATCTTCTCGCCAAGTTCGCCAATTACGGCTTCAACAAGTCGCATGCGGCTGCCTACGCCATCGTCTCCTACCAGACCGCCTATATGAAGGCGCATTATCCGGTCGAGTTCCTCGCGGCGTCGATGACGCTCGACATGTCGAACACGGAAAAGATCAACGATTTTCGCCAGGACGCGATGCGCCTCGGCATTCAGGTGATCGCGCCATCGGTTCAGACCTCACACCGCCATTTCGAAACCGGCGACAACCGCATCTATTACTCGCTCGCCGCTCTGAAGGGCGTCGGCGAGTCGGCCGTCGACCACATCGTCGCGGTACGTGGTGACAGCCCCTTTGCAAGTCTCGAGGATTTCTGCCTTAGGATCGATCCGAAGCTTTTGAACCGGCGCGTCTTCGAGAGTCTCATCGCCGCCGGTGCCTTCGACTGCTTCGGCTACGACCGGGCGGAACTCATCGGCGGCCTTGACCGAATCCTCGGTTTTGCGCAGCGCGCCCAGGAAAACAAAGTGAGCGGCCAGAGCGACATGTTCGGCGCCGGCGCTGCGACGGGGCCCGAGAAGATCGCACTGCCGTCCTATACGCCGTGGCTCGCCTCGGAGAAGCTGCATCGCGAGTTCCAGGTGCTGGGCTTCTATCTGTCCGCCCATCCGCTCGACACCTACAACAATCTCCTGGCGAAGATGCGCGTGCAGACATTCGCCGATTTTTCGGGCGCCGTGAAGAAGGGAGCGACCGCCGGCCGCCTCGCCGGGACGGTCACGTCGAAGCAGGAGCGCAAGACGCGCACCGGCAACAAGATGGGGATCGTCGCCTTTTCGGACGCGTCTGGCCAGTTCGAGGCCGTCCTGTTCTCCGAAATGCTGAACCAGTATCGCGATCTTCTGGAGCCCGGCAAATCGCTGGTGATGACGGTCGACGCCGAAGAGCGGCCGGAAGGTATCGGGCTGCGTATCCGCACCCTGCGTTCCCTGGAAGAGGAATCGCTGCAGATGCAAAAGGCGCTGCGGGTCTATGTGCGCGACTGCGGGCCGCTGCGCTCCATCGCCTCGCATCTGAACGCCAGGGGTGACGGCCTGGTTTCCTTTATTGTCATCAAGGACAATGGGCAGCGGGAGATCGAAGTCGAACTCAACGAGAAATACCGCATCTCCCCCGAGATCGCCGCAGCTCTTCGCTCGGCACCCGGGGTCGTTGACGTCGAGCTGGTATAG